In Streptomyces sp. NBC_00878, a single window of DNA contains:
- the folP gene encoding dihydropteroate synthase — protein MSKKSGRGQVAGLPVWDRCAVMGVVNVTPDSFSDGGHWFDTTAAVKHGLDLVAEGADLVDVGGESTRPGAARVDEAEELKRVIPVVRGLVSEGVTVSVDTMRASVAERSLAAGAALVNDVSGGLADPAMIPAVAAAGAPFVVMHWRGFLQGSTVRGTYEDVVSEVVDELHARVEAVLAGGVAADRIVVDPGLGFSKEAEHDLILLAHLDRLRELGHPVLVAASRKRFLGRVLAGPEGAPPPARERDAATAAVSALAAHQGAWAVRVHEVRATADAVRVARAVEGARAVEGARTAGGDRTAEGDR, from the coding sequence ATGAGCAAGAAGAGCGGGCGCGGCCAAGTCGCAGGTCTCCCGGTGTGGGACCGCTGCGCGGTCATGGGCGTCGTGAACGTGACCCCCGATTCCTTCTCGGACGGCGGACACTGGTTCGACACCACCGCGGCGGTCAAACACGGCCTCGACCTGGTCGCGGAAGGCGCGGACCTGGTCGACGTGGGCGGCGAGTCCACCCGCCCCGGCGCCGCCCGCGTCGACGAGGCGGAGGAGCTCAAGCGCGTCATCCCGGTCGTGCGGGGCCTCGTCTCCGAAGGCGTCACCGTCTCCGTGGACACGATGCGCGCCTCCGTCGCCGAGCGCTCGCTCGCCGCGGGCGCCGCTCTCGTCAACGACGTCAGCGGCGGCCTCGCCGACCCCGCGATGATCCCGGCCGTCGCGGCCGCGGGCGCCCCCTTCGTGGTCATGCACTGGCGCGGCTTCCTCCAGGGCAGCACCGTACGAGGGACGTACGAGGACGTCGTCTCCGAAGTCGTCGACGAGCTCCACGCGCGCGTGGAGGCCGTTCTGGCGGGCGGCGTCGCCGCGGACCGCATAGTCGTCGACCCGGGCCTCGGCTTCTCCAAGGAGGCCGAGCACGACCTGATCCTGCTCGCCCACCTCGACCGTCTCCGGGAGCTCGGGCACCCCGTGCTGGTGGCCGCCTCCCGCAAGCGGTTCCTGGGCCGCGTGCTGGCGGGCCCCGAGGGTGCCCCGCCGCCCGCCCGGGAGCGGGACGCCGCCACCGCGGCCGTCTCCGCGCTCGCCGCCCATCAGGGCGCGTGGGCCGTCCGTGTCCACGAGGTACGGGCCACCGCCGACGCCGTCCGGGTCGCCCGGGCCGTGGAGGGTGCCCGGGCCGTGGAGGGTGCCCGGACCGCAGGGGGAGACCGGACCGCAGAGGGAGACCGGTGA
- a CDS encoding DUF3180 domain-containing protein, with product MKELRIRTLAAVFFIAGVLSWAGARLWNSVGTLPRVPLAAPIVLALIAAVLLATALSLRARLKAQRERRPGAKGVDPLMAARAVVFGQASALVAALVAGMYGGTGVFLLESLDIPARRDQAIYAGFSVLAGIAVIAAAFFLERVCKLPEDDDTNGGTARAA from the coding sequence GTGAAAGAGCTGCGCATCAGGACGCTGGCCGCGGTGTTCTTCATCGCCGGAGTGCTGTCCTGGGCGGGTGCCCGCCTGTGGAACTCGGTCGGGACACTCCCCCGGGTCCCCCTGGCCGCCCCCATCGTCCTCGCGCTGATCGCCGCGGTGCTCCTGGCCACGGCGCTCTCCCTCCGGGCGCGGCTGAAGGCCCAGCGCGAGCGCCGCCCCGGCGCCAAGGGCGTCGACCCGCTGATGGCGGCCCGAGCGGTCGTTTTCGGCCAGGCCAGCGCCCTGGTCGCCGCCCTCGTCGCCGGTATGTACGGCGGCACGGGCGTCTTCCTCCTGGAGTCCCTCGACATCCCGGCCCGCCGCGACCAGGCCATCTACGCCGGCTTCTCGGTCCTCGCGGGCATCGCCGTCATAGCGGCCGCCTTCTTCCTGGAACGCGTCTGCAAACTCCCGGAGGACGACGACACGAACGGCGGCACGGCCCGGGCGGCATAG
- a CDS encoding nuclear transport factor 2 family protein, with amino-acid sequence MSAPHTDVEQVELANTAFYEAMERGDFEELSSIWLTPSDLGHDEEYHDPAQAGEVSCVHPGWPVLNGRGEVLRSYALIMANTEYIQFFLTDVHVSVTGDTALVTCTENILSGGPAPENSDELGPLVGQLVVATNVFRRTPEGWKLWSHHASPVLAESGEEEDDESPA; translated from the coding sequence GTGAGCGCCCCCCACACGGACGTCGAGCAGGTCGAACTGGCCAACACCGCCTTCTACGAGGCGATGGAGCGGGGCGACTTCGAGGAACTGTCGTCGATCTGGCTGACCCCGTCCGACCTGGGCCACGACGAGGAGTACCACGACCCCGCACAGGCCGGCGAGGTCTCCTGCGTCCACCCCGGCTGGCCGGTTCTCAACGGCCGCGGCGAGGTCCTGAGGTCGTACGCGCTGATCATGGCGAACACCGAGTACATCCAGTTCTTCCTGACCGACGTGCATGTTTCGGTCACCGGCGACACCGCCCTGGTGACCTGTACGGAGAACATCCTCAGCGGCGGCCCGGCGCCCGAGAACAGCGATGAACTCGGGCCGCTCGTCGGCCAGCTCGTCGTCGCCACGAACGTGTTCCGCCGCACACCCGAGGGCTGGAAACTCTGGTCGCACCACGCCTCTCCCGTACTGGCCGAATCCGGCGAGGAAGAAGACGACGAGTCACCCGCTTGA
- a CDS encoding PH domain-containing protein, translating to MGDAAGAARDPAGTRERRLHPVTPLRRAWAPVAVIAGWAVHDPDQAQRQLTRLATTTLLAAFAAAVLGAALYGFLSWWFTHFAVTDTELRIRTGLVFRRTAHIRLERLQAVDITQPLLARVAGVSKLKLDVVGTDKKDELAYLGQEEARVLRAELLARAAGFAPETAHEVGEAPVRQLLHVPARVLAVSLVLTAATWGTLAAALVVPPLLWFATHSVWTVLATALPLLGAAGASSVGRFVGEYDWTVGESPDGLRIDHGLLDRTHETVPPGRVQTVRIVEPLLWRRRGWVRVELDVAGSSNSVLVPVAPREVADAVIARVLPGVTVPASLARPPRRAGWCVPFWWRGYGLAVTDTVFVARHGLLRRSISLVPHAKVQSVRLEQGPWQRHQGLADVRVDTGANKTVTARLRDASEAAELLYGQADRSRTGRREARPDRWMA from the coding sequence ATAGGGGACGCGGCCGGGGCAGCGCGGGACCCGGCCGGGACGCGCGAGCGGCGGCTGCACCCCGTGACGCCGCTGCGGCGCGCGTGGGCGCCCGTCGCCGTGATCGCCGGGTGGGCCGTTCACGACCCCGACCAGGCCCAGCGGCAGCTGACGCGGCTCGCGACGACCACGCTGCTGGCCGCCTTTGCCGCAGCCGTCCTGGGAGCCGCCCTCTACGGCTTTCTGAGCTGGTGGTTCACGCACTTCGCGGTGACCGACACCGAACTGCGCATCCGTACGGGCCTGGTGTTCCGGCGCACCGCGCACATCCGGCTCGAACGCCTCCAGGCCGTGGACATCACCCAGCCGCTGCTGGCCCGCGTGGCCGGGGTGTCCAAGCTCAAACTCGACGTCGTCGGAACGGACAAGAAGGACGAGCTGGCCTATCTGGGCCAGGAGGAGGCCCGGGTACTGCGGGCCGAACTGCTCGCGCGGGCCGCCGGTTTCGCGCCCGAGACGGCGCACGAGGTGGGCGAGGCGCCGGTCCGGCAGCTGCTCCACGTACCCGCCCGTGTCCTCGCCGTGTCGCTGGTCCTGACCGCGGCCACCTGGGGGACGCTGGCCGCCGCGCTCGTCGTACCGCCGCTCTTGTGGTTCGCCACCCACAGCGTGTGGACGGTCCTCGCGACGGCGCTTCCGCTGCTCGGCGCGGCGGGCGCGAGCAGCGTGGGACGGTTCGTCGGCGAGTACGACTGGACCGTGGGCGAGTCCCCGGACGGCCTCCGTATCGACCACGGGCTGCTGGACCGTACGCACGAGACGGTGCCGCCCGGGCGCGTCCAGACCGTACGCATCGTCGAGCCGCTGCTCTGGCGGCGGCGCGGGTGGGTCCGGGTCGAGCTGGACGTGGCCGGATCGTCCAACTCCGTGCTCGTGCCGGTCGCTCCGCGCGAGGTCGCCGACGCGGTCATCGCGCGCGTGCTGCCGGGGGTGACCGTGCCCGCCTCGCTGGCGCGCCCGCCGCGGCGGGCGGGCTGGTGCGTGCCGTTCTGGTGGCGGGGGTACGGACTCGCCGTGACCGACACCGTCTTCGTGGCCCGGCACGGGCTGCTGCGCCGCAGCATCTCGCTCGTGCCGCACGCCAAGGTGCAGAGCGTGCGCCTGGAGCAGGGGCCGTGGCAGCGCCACCAGGGGCTGGCCGACGTCCGCGTGGACACCGGGGCCAACAAGACCGTGACGGCCCGGCTGAGGGACGCCTCAGAGGCGGCGGAGCTGCTGTACGGGCAGGCGGACCGGTCGCGTACGGGGCGGCGGGAGGCCCGGCCGGACCGGTGGATGGCCTGA
- a CDS encoding esterase family protein, whose protein sequence is MGLTSNKVLAVAVLFAVLLFVGTVWWWPRLARRNWRAVSGRIGLLLATQVAVFVSVGLGANQAFGFYATWADLFGQESGQGVVVDHDAGGTSGPLQVVDKRQVNVSGGARRQIGGQIQKVDIVGRQTRIASPAYVYLPPEYFQPQYRTRTFPATVVLTGYPGTAEALIKGLHFPQTAHKLAKNGTMRPMILVMMRPTVAPPRDTECVDVPGGPRTESFFAKDLPDAVSHHYRVGKKPGSWGIIGDSTGGYCALKLAIHHPKTYGAAAGLSPYYKAPTDPTTGDLFHGDKELENSADLFWYLKHRPAPDTSLLVTSSKQGETNYKKTLRFIDLVEAKEPTRISSIILDSGGHNFNTWRREIPATLRWISGRLGGR, encoded by the coding sequence ATGGGTCTCACGAGCAACAAGGTGCTGGCGGTCGCGGTGCTCTTCGCGGTGCTGCTGTTCGTCGGCACGGTGTGGTGGTGGCCGCGGCTCGCGCGCCGCAACTGGCGCGCCGTTTCAGGGCGGATCGGTTTACTGCTGGCCACTCAGGTCGCGGTCTTCGTGTCGGTCGGCCTCGGCGCCAACCAGGCCTTCGGCTTCTACGCCACCTGGGCCGACCTCTTCGGTCAGGAGTCGGGCCAGGGAGTCGTGGTCGACCATGACGCGGGGGGTACGAGCGGTCCGCTCCAGGTGGTGGACAAGCGGCAGGTAAACGTTTCCGGCGGGGCTCGGCGGCAGATCGGCGGGCAGATCCAGAAGGTCGACATCGTGGGCCGGCAGACCCGTATCGCTTCTCCCGCGTACGTCTATCTGCCGCCGGAGTACTTCCAACCTCAGTACCGCACCCGTACGTTCCCGGCGACCGTCGTGCTGACCGGTTATCCGGGCACCGCCGAGGCGCTCATCAAGGGCCTGCACTTTCCGCAGACAGCTCACAAGCTGGCCAAGAACGGCACGATGCGGCCGATGATCCTGGTCATGATGCGCCCGACCGTCGCACCGCCGCGCGACACGGAGTGCGTGGACGTTCCCGGCGGCCCGCGGACCGAGTCGTTCTTCGCCAAGGACCTGCCCGACGCGGTATCGCACCACTACAGGGTGGGCAAAAAGCCCGGGAGCTGGGGAATCATCGGCGACTCGACGGGTGGCTACTGCGCGTTGAAGCTCGCGATCCACCACCCGAAGACATATGGCGCCGCGGCGGGACTGTCCCCCTACTACAAGGCGCCGACCGACCCCACGACGGGCGATCTCTTCCACGGGGACAAGGAGTTGGAGAACAGCGCCGATCTGTTCTGGTACCTGAAGCACAGGCCCGCGCCCGATACCTCGCTGCTCGTCACCAGCAGCAAACAGGGGGAGACCAACTACAAGAAGACGCTGCGGTTCATAGACCTGGTGGAGGCGAAGGAGCCGACCCGGATCTCGTCGATCATCCTCGACAGCGGCGGGCACAACTTCAACACCTGGCGGCGCGAGATCCCGGCGACCCTGCGGTGGATCAGCGGGCGGCTGGGCGGCCGTTGA
- the folB gene encoding dihydroneopterin aldolase, with protein MDRVALRGLRARGHHGVFPREREEGQTFIVDLTLGLDTRPAAADDDLTKTVHYGIVAEEVVAVVEGEPVNLIETLAERIARTCLKHDGVQEVEVCVHKPDAPITVPFDDVTVTITRSRV; from the coding sequence GTGGATCGTGTCGCGCTGCGCGGCCTCAGGGCCCGTGGGCACCACGGTGTCTTTCCCAGGGAACGCGAAGAGGGCCAGACCTTCATCGTGGACCTCACGCTGGGCCTGGACACCCGGCCGGCCGCAGCTGACGACGACCTCACGAAGACCGTGCACTACGGCATCGTGGCGGAGGAGGTCGTGGCCGTCGTCGAGGGCGAGCCGGTGAACCTCATCGAGACGCTCGCCGAGCGCATCGCCCGGACGTGCCTCAAGCACGACGGGGTCCAGGAGGTCGAGGTGTGCGTCCACAAGCCGGACGCCCCGATCACGGTCCCCTTCGACGACGTGACCGTCACCATCACCCGGAGCCGAGTATGA
- a CDS encoding SAM-dependent methyltransferase, which translates to MREKAGEPRGWRPATEEALYGPSGFYRRPEGPAGHFRTSVHASPLFAGAVARLLCRVDEALAHPAELAFVDMGAGRGELVTGVLKALPAEVASRARGYAVERAARPIGLDHRIEWLPEPPPGVTGLLFANEWLDNVPLDVAEVDAEGTVRLVLVREDGTESLGEPVAGPDAEWLARWWPLTGAPDGPPPAEGVRHPTEAAAGLRAEIGLPRDTAWAAAVGALGRGLAVAVDYAHFAGARPPFGTLTGFKEGRETTPVPDGSCDITAHVALDACALPGARLLNQREALGALGVSGARPSLTLASTDPAAYVRALAGAGEAAELTARGGLGDFGWLAQPVGIPNPLPAGEQPST; encoded by the coding sequence ATGCGTGAGAAGGCGGGCGAGCCGCGCGGGTGGCGCCCGGCGACCGAGGAGGCGCTGTACGGGCCCTCCGGTTTCTATCGCCGCCCCGAGGGGCCCGCGGGCCATTTCCGCACCTCGGTGCACGCGTCACCGCTGTTCGCGGGGGCCGTGGCCCGGCTCCTGTGCCGCGTCGACGAGGCGCTGGCCCACCCCGCCGAACTCGCCTTCGTCGACATGGGCGCGGGCCGCGGTGAGCTGGTGACCGGTGTCCTGAAGGCCCTCCCCGCCGAAGTGGCCTCCCGCGCGCGTGGGTACGCCGTCGAACGAGCCGCCCGCCCCATCGGACTCGATCACCGTATCGAGTGGCTCCCGGAGCCTCCGCCGGGCGTCACGGGCCTCCTGTTCGCCAACGAGTGGCTCGACAACGTGCCTCTGGACGTGGCCGAGGTGGACGCGGAGGGGACGGTACGGCTCGTTCTCGTACGGGAGGACGGGACGGAGTCCCTCGGGGAGCCGGTGGCGGGGCCGGACGCGGAGTGGCTGGCGCGGTGGTGGCCCCTCACGGGAGCGCCGGACGGCCCGCCGCCGGCCGAGGGCGTCCGACACCCCACCGAGGCCGCCGCGGGCCTCCGCGCCGAGATCGGGCTCCCCAGGGACACCGCGTGGGCCGCCGCGGTGGGCGCCCTCGGCCGGGGCCTCGCCGTGGCCGTCGACTACGCGCACTTCGCGGGGGCACGGCCGCCCTTCGGGACGCTGACCGGTTTCAAGGAGGGCCGGGAGACGACACCCGTGCCCGACGGCTCCTGCGACATCACCGCGCATGTGGCACTGGACGCGTGCGCCCTGCCCGGCGCGCGGCTGCTGAACCAGCGGGAGGCGCTGGGCGCGCTGGGAGTGAGCGGGGCACGGCCGTCACTGACCCTGGCCTCCACGGATCCGGCGGCGTACGTACGGGCCCTCGCGGGTGCGGGTGAGGCCGCCGAGCTGACCGCCCGGGGCGGGCTGGGCGACTTCGGGTGGCTGGCCCAGCCGGTGGGAATTCCGAACCCGCTCCCCGCCGGAGAACAGCCCTCTACGTAG
- a CDS encoding phosphatidylglycerol lysyltransferase domain-containing protein: MSGEVAARTSRLRGVLRGPRPEAVPALVARACTLVGLLDIAAGVFPRFRHSRMHTLAEVLPGALGPFAAALSLSTGVLLLLLAHGLRRHKRRAWRAAVVLLPAGALAQFTYRHSLIGFFISLALLALLLRHRREFAALPDPRSRWLALANFVLMGAGSLLLGLVIVSAHPNRLVGDPSLADRISHVLYGLFGFEGPIEYQGNTSWTVAFSLGALGLLTAVTTIYLAFRPEHPAARLTEDDEARLRALLEKHGGRDSLGHFALRRDKAVVFSPSGKAAVTYRVVSGVMLASGDPIGDVEAWPGAIERFMDEAKAHSWTPAVMGCSETGGEVWTRETGLDALELGDEAVVNTADFSLAGRAMRNVRQMVKRIERAGYETRVRRIRDLSEGELDRIRLAAEDWRGTDTERGFSMALGRIGDPADGDCLIATAHKEDTDPGPYGDLKAVLHFVPWGTDGVSLDLMRRDRSADPGMNELLIVASLQAAPRLGITRVSLNFAMFRAALARGEKIGAGPVLRAWRGLLVFLSRWFQIESLYKFNAKFRPYWEPRFVVYRSSRDLPRIGFAAMQAEGFVNVALPRLVRRRARAPRPCAHAVAEQRDVRAA; the protein is encoded by the coding sequence ATGTCGGGCGAGGTTGCGGCTCGAACGAGCAGGCTGCGGGGCGTACTCCGTGGTCCGCGCCCGGAGGCCGTTCCCGCCCTGGTCGCCAGGGCCTGCACGCTCGTCGGGCTGCTGGACATCGCCGCGGGTGTCTTTCCGCGCTTCCGCCACAGCCGCATGCACACGCTCGCCGAGGTGCTGCCGGGCGCGCTCGGTCCGTTCGCCGCCGCCCTGTCGCTCAGCACGGGCGTCTTGTTGCTGCTGCTCGCCCACGGTCTGCGCCGCCACAAGCGGAGGGCATGGCGGGCCGCGGTGGTGCTGCTCCCGGCGGGCGCCCTCGCCCAGTTCACCTACCGGCACTCGCTCATCGGCTTCTTCATCTCACTGGCGCTGCTCGCCCTGCTGCTGCGCCACCGGAGGGAGTTCGCGGCGCTGCCCGACCCGCGCAGCCGCTGGCTCGCGCTCGCCAACTTCGTCCTTATGGGCGCGGGTTCACTCCTCCTCGGCCTGGTCATCGTCAGCGCCCACCCGAACCGGCTGGTCGGCGACCCGAGCCTCGCGGACCGCATCAGCCACGTGCTGTACGGCCTGTTCGGCTTCGAGGGCCCGATCGAATACCAGGGCAACACGTCCTGGACGGTGGCCTTCTCGCTCGGCGCGCTCGGCCTGCTGACCGCCGTGACCACGATCTATCTGGCCTTCCGCCCCGAACACCCGGCCGCACGCCTGACCGAGGACGACGAGGCACGGCTGCGCGCCCTCCTGGAGAAGCACGGCGGCCGCGACTCGCTCGGCCACTTCGCACTCCGCCGCGACAAGGCGGTCGTCTTCTCGCCGAGCGGCAAGGCGGCGGTGACGTACCGCGTCGTGTCCGGGGTGATGCTGGCCAGCGGCGACCCGATCGGCGACGTCGAGGCCTGGCCCGGCGCGATCGAACGCTTCATGGACGAGGCGAAGGCCCACTCCTGGACGCCCGCCGTGATGGGCTGCTCCGAGACGGGCGGCGAGGTCTGGACCCGCGAGACCGGCCTCGACGCCCTCGAACTGGGCGACGAGGCGGTGGTGAACACCGCGGATTTCTCCCTTGCCGGGCGCGCGATGCGAAACGTGCGCCAGATGGTGAAGCGCATCGAGCGAGCCGGCTACGAGACCCGCGTACGGCGCATCCGTGACCTGAGCGAGGGCGAGCTGGACCGGATCCGGCTCGCCGCGGAGGACTGGCGCGGCACGGACACCGAGCGCGGCTTCTCCATGGCGCTCGGCCGCATCGGCGACCCGGCCGACGGCGACTGCCTCATCGCGACGGCCCACAAGGAAGACACCGATCCGGGCCCGTACGGCGACCTGAAGGCCGTACTCCACTTCGTCCCCTGGGGCACGGACGGGGTCTCCCTGGACCTCATGCGCCGCGACCGCTCGGCGGACCCCGGTATGAACGAACTCCTCATCGTGGCCTCCCTCCAGGCGGCCCCCCGCCTGGGCATCACCCGCGTCTCCCTGAACTTCGCGATGTTCCGCGCGGCCCTCGCCCGCGGCGAGAAGATCGGCGCGGGCCCGGTCCTGCGGGCCTGGCGCGGCCTGTTGGTGTTCCTCTCCCGCTGGTTCCAGATCGAGTCGCTCTACAAGTTCAACGCGAAGTTCCGTCCCTACTGGGAGCCCCGCTTCGTCGTCTACCGCTCCTCCCGCGACCTCCCCCGCATCGGCTTCGCCGCGATGCAGGCCGAGGGCTTCGTGAACGTCGCCCTCCCGCGCCTCGTACGCCGCCGGGCACGGGCTCCGCGCCCCTGCGCACACGCGGTGGCGGAACAACGCGACGTACGAGCGGCGTAA
- a CDS encoding NADH-quinone oxidoreductase subunit D, with the protein MTPTTGPTETTVGIGGAAESTDMVLNIGPQHPSTHGVLRLRLVLDGERIQHAEPVIGYMHRGAEKLFEARDYRQIIMLANRHDWLSAFSNELGVVLGVERMLGMEVPERAVWTRTLLAELNRVLNHLMFLGSYPLELGGITPIFYAFTEREELQHVMEEISGGRMHYMFNRVGGLKEDMPAGWTARARASVSGVRSRMDRFDDLVLGNEIFRGRTRDVGVLSPEAVHAYGVSGPIARASGVDFDLRRDEPYLAYAELQDTLKVVTRQEGDCLARFECLLEQTHVALDLADACLDRLAELPPGPVNQRLPKVLKAPEGHTYAWTENPLGINGYYLVSKGEKTPYRLKLRSASYNNIQALAELLPGTLVADMVAILGSLFFVVGDIDK; encoded by the coding sequence ATGACTCCTACGACGGGTCCCACGGAAACCACAGTCGGTATCGGCGGCGCCGCGGAGAGCACCGACATGGTGCTCAACATCGGGCCCCAGCACCCGTCCACGCACGGTGTGCTGCGGCTGCGGCTCGTCCTCGACGGTGAGCGGATCCAGCACGCGGAGCCGGTGATCGGCTATATGCACCGCGGCGCCGAGAAGCTCTTCGAGGCGCGCGACTACCGCCAGATCATCATGCTCGCCAACCGCCACGACTGGCTCTCCGCCTTCTCGAACGAGCTGGGCGTGGTCCTCGGTGTCGAGCGGATGCTCGGCATGGAGGTCCCCGAGCGCGCGGTGTGGACGCGCACGCTGCTCGCGGAGCTGAACCGGGTCCTGAACCACCTGATGTTCCTGGGGTCGTACCCCCTGGAGCTGGGCGGGATCACGCCGATCTTCTACGCCTTCACGGAGCGCGAGGAACTCCAGCACGTCATGGAGGAGATCTCCGGCGGGCGCATGCACTACATGTTCAACCGGGTCGGCGGCCTCAAGGAGGACATGCCCGCAGGGTGGACCGCACGCGCGCGTGCGTCCGTTTCCGGAGTGCGCTCCCGCATGGACCGCTTCGACGACCTGGTGCTCGGCAACGAGATCTTCCGCGGACGTACGAGGGATGTCGGCGTCCTCTCCCCGGAGGCCGTGCACGCCTACGGAGTGAGCGGTCCCATCGCCCGCGCCTCCGGTGTCGACTTCGACCTGCGCCGGGACGAGCCGTACCTCGCGTACGCGGAACTCCAGGACACCCTGAAGGTCGTCACCCGCCAGGAGGGCGACTGCCTGGCCCGCTTCGAGTGCCTCCTGGAGCAGACCCACGTCGCGCTCGACCTCGCCGACGCCTGTCTGGACCGGCTGGCCGAGCTGCCCCCGGGCCCCGTCAACCAGCGGCTCCCGAAGGTCCTGAAGGCCCCGGAGGGCCACACGTACGCCTGGACCGAGAACCCCCTCGGCATCAACGGCTACTACCTCGTCAGCAAGGGCGAGAAGACCCCGTACCGGCTGAAGCTGCGCTCGGCCTCCTACAACAACATCCAGGCCCTGGCGGAACTGCTGCCGGGGACGCTGGTCGCGGACATGGTGGCGATTCTGGGGTCGCTGTTCTTCGTGGTCGGCGACATCGACAAGTAG
- a CDS encoding PH domain-containing protein has product METGTSENAGQTAGQAAGEPVWIGLPPGLLRMRRLLLVVWLGLLTIGTGLLLGLLAGPGWAAFALLPLAVLLWGWPMLGRNWRSWRYAERADDLLISRGVLWHEETVVPYGRMQLVEVTSGPVERHFGLASVQLHTAAAATDARIPGLDPAEAERLRDRLTELGEARSAGL; this is encoded by the coding sequence ATGGAGACGGGGACCTCGGAAAACGCGGGGCAGACGGCGGGGCAGGCAGCGGGCGAGCCGGTGTGGATCGGGCTTCCGCCGGGGCTGCTGAGGATGCGACGGCTGTTGCTGGTGGTGTGGCTGGGGCTGCTGACCATTGGTACGGGTCTGCTGCTGGGCCTGCTCGCGGGACCCGGCTGGGCGGCCTTCGCCCTGCTGCCGCTCGCGGTGCTGCTCTGGGGCTGGCCGATGCTGGGGCGCAACTGGCGGTCCTGGCGGTACGCCGAGCGCGCGGACGACCTGCTGATCAGCCGGGGCGTGCTGTGGCACGAGGAGACCGTCGTGCCGTACGGGCGCATGCAGCTGGTCGAGGTCACCTCCGGCCCCGTCGAACGTCACTTCGGGCTGGCGAGCGTGCAGTTGCACACGGCCGCCGCGGCGACGGACGCGCGCATTCCGGGGCTGGACCCGGCCGAGGCGGAACGCTTGCGCGACCGGCTCACGGAACTCGGCGAAGCCCGATCGGCGGGCCTGTGA
- the folK gene encoding 2-amino-4-hydroxy-6-hydroxymethyldihydropteridine diphosphokinase, with protein MTAFTEGQSDPTVQPVPASVVERVDAADTTLQNPRRAVLSLGSNLGNRLETIQGAIDALEDTPGVRVKLVSPVYETEPWGVDPGSQPTYFNAVIVLKTTLPPSSLLERAHAVEEAFHRVRDERWGPRTIDVDIVAYADMVSDDPVLTLPHPRAHERAFVLAPWYDVEPEAQLPGRGPVAHLLAEVPQEGVAPRADLELQLPE; from the coding sequence ATGACCGCGTTCACCGAGGGCCAGAGCGACCCGACCGTACAGCCGGTGCCCGCCTCCGTGGTGGAGCGCGTCGACGCCGCGGACACGACCCTGCAGAACCCCAGGCGCGCCGTGCTCTCCCTCGGCTCGAACCTCGGCAACCGCCTGGAGACCATCCAGGGCGCCATCGACGCCCTGGAGGACACCCCGGGCGTCCGCGTCAAACTGGTCTCTCCGGTGTACGAGACGGAGCCGTGGGGCGTGGACCCGGGCAGCCAGCCGACGTACTTCAACGCGGTGATCGTGCTGAAGACGACCCTCCCGCCCTCCTCGCTCCTGGAGCGGGCCCACGCGGTCGAGGAGGCCTTCCACCGCGTACGGGACGAGCGCTGGGGTCCGCGCACGATCGACGTGGACATCGTGGCGTACGCGGACATGGTCTCCGACGACCCGGTCCTGACCCTCCCCCACCCCCGGGCCCACGAACGCGCCTTCGTCCTGGCTCCCTGGTACGACGTGGAGCCCGAGGCCCAGCTCCCCGGCCGCGGCCCCGTGGCGCACCTGCTCGCCGAGGTCCCCCAGGAAGGTGTCGCGCCCCGCGCCGACCTGGAACTCCAGCTACCCGAGTAG